A genomic region of Mesobacillus jeotgali contains the following coding sequences:
- the glpX gene encoding class II fructose-bisphosphatase, whose product MERELALEIVRVTEAAALASAQWMGRGKKNEADDAATTAMRKMFDSVNMDGIVVIGEGELDEAPMLYIGERLGTRMGPKVDIAVDPLEGTNIVAKGHNNAMAVIAVADKGTLLHAPDMYMQKIAVGKSAAGKVSLDDPIEKTIEIVAEANNKRIQDLTVIIQERERHNDLIERVRQKGARVKLFGDGDVGASIATALPHTGVDLFVGTGGAPEGVISAAALKALGGDMQARLVPQTLEEEERCIAMGLKDPRQLLMLDDLVSGDDAIFAATGVSSGELLDGVRFLGGDLVETHSIVMRSKTKTVRYITAHHHLEHKPHLVMV is encoded by the coding sequence TTGGAACGCGAATTGGCACTTGAGATCGTCAGAGTTACGGAGGCTGCTGCGCTGGCATCTGCTCAGTGGATGGGCCGCGGCAAGAAAAATGAGGCGGATGATGCAGCCACAACGGCAATGCGCAAGATGTTCGATTCAGTCAATATGGATGGAATTGTCGTCATTGGTGAAGGGGAATTGGATGAGGCTCCGATGCTTTACATCGGAGAAAGGCTGGGCACAAGGATGGGGCCGAAAGTGGATATCGCGGTGGACCCGCTGGAGGGGACGAATATCGTCGCCAAGGGGCATAATAATGCCATGGCCGTTATTGCAGTCGCAGATAAAGGCACCCTCCTCCATGCACCTGATATGTACATGCAGAAAATCGCGGTCGGTAAAAGTGCTGCTGGTAAAGTAAGTCTTGATGACCCAATTGAAAAGACGATTGAAATCGTTGCGGAAGCCAACAATAAACGAATCCAGGATCTAACTGTCATCATTCAGGAACGTGAACGCCACAATGATTTGATTGAGCGTGTAAGGCAAAAGGGAGCCAGAGTGAAGCTGTTTGGCGATGGCGACGTGGGTGCTTCGATTGCGACTGCTCTGCCGCATACAGGTGTCGATTTATTCGTGGGGACAGGCGGTGCGCCTGAGGGAGTCATTTCGGCTGCAGCTCTCAAGGCTCTAGGCGGTGATATGCAGGCAAGGCTTGTACCGCAAACACTGGAGGAAGAAGAACGTTGCATTGCAATGGGTTTGAAGGATCCAAGACAATTGCTGATGCTCGATGATCTTGTTTCTGGAGACGATGCGATTTTTGCTGCGACTGGAGTTTCAAGCGGTGAACTGCTCGACGGTGTACGTTTCCTCGGCGGGGACCTTGTTGAAACACACTCCATTGTCATGCGTTCCAAAACCAAAACGGTCCGTTATATTACAGCACACCATCATCTTGAACACAAGCCACACTTAGTGATGGTTTAG
- a CDS encoding DUF3055 domain-containing protein, with protein MTEQFFLYDDTEETKTRYVSFVGENQRFDLAIMQTGRYYGKSIVMDIQGSRFAILGQDDLAEEGYLEFAYNLSEEDAEELRSFLRPIL; from the coding sequence ATGACTGAACAATTTTTTTTATACGATGATACCGAAGAAACAAAAACGCGTTATGTAAGCTTTGTAGGTGAAAATCAGCGCTTTGACCTTGCCATTATGCAGACTGGGCGATACTACGGAAAAAGCATCGTGATGGATATCCAGGGAAGCCGCTTCGCCATCCTCGGCCAGGATGACCTTGCTGAAGAAGGATATCTGGAATTTGCCTACAATCTATCTGAAGAAGACGCGGAGGAACTTCGCTCATTCCTGCGACCTATTCTTTAA
- a CDS encoding cytosolic protein gives MSKEDSEKYSDFSNVEKQRNYVSAEDYPEGPYGSPFRKDEPVEGKSTPWREGQRSYSNFNYEFKSLHQGTPRKEAGAHPTHDDPNESEQPPYSDQ, from the coding sequence ATGAGCAAGGAAGACAGCGAAAAGTACTCTGATTTTTCGAATGTTGAAAAACAACGCAACTATGTATCGGCTGAAGACTATCCAGAGGGTCCATATGGATCTCCATTCCGGAAAGATGAGCCAGTAGAGGGCAAAAGCACTCCATGGCGTGAGGGACAGCGGAGTTACAGCAATTTCAACTACGAGTTCAAGTCCCTTCATCAGGGAACACCGCGTAAGGAAGCGGGTGCCCACCCAACCCATGATGACCCGAATGAAAGCGAACAGCCACCGTATAGCGATCAATAA
- a CDS encoding YutD family protein, translating to MICINNLCYEIVDESREGFNEEAFRARYSEILTKYDYIVGDWGYGQLRLRGFFDDQNQKSTFDTKISTVSEYLYEYCNFGCAYFVAKKVAKQNQDK from the coding sequence ATGATTTGCATCAATAATTTATGTTATGAAATAGTGGACGAAAGCAGGGAGGGCTTTAATGAAGAAGCCTTTCGCGCCAGATACAGCGAAATCTTAACGAAATATGACTATATTGTTGGCGACTGGGGATATGGACAGCTTCGGTTAAGAGGCTTTTTCGATGATCAAAACCAGAAGTCAACTTTCGATACGAAAATCAGTACCGTCAGCGAGTACTTATATGAGTATTGCAATTTTGGCTGCGCTTATTTTGTAGCCAAAAAGGTCGCGAAACAAAACCAGGATAAATAA
- a CDS encoding YhcN/YlaJ family sporulation lipoprotein has product MKKAIMALGICGTVAMTGCAGGDDNASTAGRDGGAGIYQQSGNTLNANNQRPELYNENGRGFNDKSEDFGYVRHQKTGVMGADEMNSAYTAIDREQIADMISKFSLMAQNVDDVSTLVTDEEVLIVYETDSQDRDQTADQVKRMAMSVVPRWFHVYVSDDTSLRNEVENFASLDTDSRDVDELVDGVVKQMLKSPQGRDMTSGENANGEAEGELNEETDKDDISRQMKQGK; this is encoded by the coding sequence TTGAAAAAAGCAATAATGGCTCTTGGCATTTGTGGAACAGTGGCTATGACGGGATGTGCAGGCGGAGACGATAACGCCTCAACAGCCGGCCGGGATGGCGGAGCTGGAATTTACCAGCAAAGCGGGAATACATTGAATGCCAATAACCAGCGCCCAGAATTATACAATGAGAATGGGCGAGGATTCAATGATAAAAGCGAAGATTTCGGTTATGTGCGCCATCAAAAAACAGGAGTAATGGGCGCCGACGAGATGAATAGTGCGTACACAGCAATCGACCGCGAACAAATTGCAGATATGATCAGCAAGTTTAGTTTAATGGCACAGAATGTAGATGATGTGTCGACACTTGTAACCGACGAGGAAGTCCTGATTGTATACGAAACAGACTCTCAAGATCGTGACCAGACTGCGGACCAGGTGAAGCGAATGGCAATGTCAGTCGTACCGCGCTGGTTCCACGTGTACGTTTCGGATGACACAAGCCTTCGCAATGAGGTCGAGAACTTTGCCTCACTCGATACAGATAGCCGTGATGTTGATGAGTTAGTTGATGGAGTAGTCAAACAAATGCTTAAATCTCCTCAGGGCCGTGACATGACCTCTGGTGAAAATGCCAATGGTGAAGCAGAGGGCGAATTGAATGAAGAAACGGACAAAGACGATATTTCAAGACAGATGAAGCAAGGGAAATAA
- the lipA gene encoding lipoyl synthase, whose protein sequence is MSKKEVQRKPDWLKIKLNTNENYTGLKKMMREKNLHTVCEEAKCPNIHECWAVRRTATFMILGDVCTRACRFCAVKTGLPTELDWQEPERVADSVTLMNLKHVVVTAVARDDLKDGGAAVFAETVRAIRKKNPFTSIEVLPSDMGGVEENLKTLMDARPDILNHNIETVKRLTPRIRARATYERSLEFLRRAKEMQPDIPTKSSIMVGLGETKEELIEAMDDLRANNVDILTLGQYLQPSKKHLEVQKYYHPDEFAELREIAIEKGFSHCEAGPLVRSSYHADEQVNSAAKHRQQLAEQEAQQA, encoded by the coding sequence ATGAGCAAAAAAGAGGTACAGAGAAAGCCTGATTGGCTGAAAATAAAGTTAAATACGAATGAAAACTATACAGGCTTAAAAAAGATGATGCGCGAGAAAAATCTACATACTGTATGTGAAGAAGCAAAATGCCCGAACATCCACGAGTGCTGGGCAGTAAGAAGAACCGCGACCTTCATGATCCTTGGGGATGTATGTACGCGTGCATGCCGTTTTTGTGCTGTAAAAACTGGTCTTCCTACTGAGCTTGATTGGCAGGAGCCGGAAAGAGTAGCGGATTCAGTTACACTTATGAACCTTAAGCATGTCGTAGTAACGGCCGTTGCCCGGGATGACCTGAAGGATGGGGGAGCAGCTGTTTTTGCCGAGACAGTAAGAGCGATCCGCAAGAAAAACCCATTCACTTCAATTGAAGTATTGCCTTCAGATATGGGCGGAGTTGAGGAAAACCTGAAAACACTTATGGACGCACGTCCAGATATCCTGAACCACAATATTGAAACGGTTAAACGCTTGACGCCAAGAATCCGTGCACGTGCAACTTATGAGCGTTCACTTGAGTTCCTGCGTCGTGCAAAAGAAATGCAGCCAGATATCCCGACGAAATCCAGTATCATGGTTGGATTAGGCGAAACGAAGGAAGAATTGATTGAAGCAATGGATGATTTGCGTGCCAACAATGTGGACATTCTTACGCTTGGTCAATACCTGCAGCCTTCCAAGAAGCATCTTGAGGTCCAGAAATACTATCATCCAGACGAGTTTGCCGAGCTCAGGGAAATTGCGATTGAAAAAGGCTTCAGCCATTGCGAAGCAGGCCCACTTGTTCGTTCATCCTATCATGCAGATGAGCAGGTTAATTCAGCCGCAAAACATAGACAGCAGCTTGCAGAGCAGGAAGCTCAACAGGCGTAA
- a CDS encoding M23 family metallopeptidase, with amino-acid sequence MDKATAAEQGQEDVYKKRMELYTKVEAVTQIPWYYIAAVDQYERNVRQARKDLPKAEGVAGVYFKPEEWAGLLNPNLEDDNPVSIQFFNGIGFDGNGDGKASLKDDEDVLQAFAQYLLSYGTDHENLKIGLWNYYKRDKTVGIIIGKAMIYKHFGRLDLDTHVFPMPLRSNHSYNNTWGDVRGWGGRRIHEGTDIFAGYGVPVRATGFGIVEMKGWNKYGGWRVGIRDINNTYHYYAHLSGFAKDLKVGQIVEPGTVIGGVGSSGYGPPGTSGKFPPHLHYGMYKDNGYTEWSFDPYPHLKLWARQERARLKK; translated from the coding sequence ATGGATAAAGCAACTGCAGCTGAACAGGGACAAGAAGATGTTTATAAAAAAAGGATGGAACTCTATACCAAAGTAGAAGCTGTTACCCAGATCCCCTGGTACTATATTGCCGCGGTGGACCAATATGAGCGGAATGTCCGCCAAGCAAGAAAAGATCTGCCCAAAGCTGAAGGGGTTGCCGGGGTATATTTCAAGCCGGAAGAGTGGGCTGGACTTCTGAACCCTAATCTTGAGGATGACAATCCCGTATCCATTCAATTTTTCAATGGTATTGGATTCGATGGGAACGGTGATGGCAAAGCAAGCTTAAAGGATGACGAGGACGTACTCCAGGCTTTTGCTCAATACTTGCTATCATATGGGACCGATCATGAGAATTTAAAAATTGGGCTTTGGAATTACTATAAGCGTGACAAAACAGTTGGGATCATCATTGGAAAAGCGATGATTTACAAGCATTTTGGCCGGTTAGATCTTGATACACATGTATTTCCTATGCCACTCCGGAGTAACCATAGCTATAACAATACATGGGGAGACGTTCGTGGCTGGGGCGGCAGGCGGATTCATGAAGGAACCGATATTTTCGCTGGCTATGGAGTTCCTGTACGCGCGACAGGATTCGGAATCGTTGAAATGAAGGGCTGGAACAAGTATGGCGGATGGCGGGTCGGAATCCGCGATATCAATAATACTTACCATTACTACGCCCACTTGAGCGGCTTTGCAAAAGACCTCAAGGTAGGGCAAATAGTCGAGCCTGGAACCGTGATCGGCGGTGTCGGCAGCTCGGGGTATGGGCCTCCAGGAACAAGCGGAAAATTCCCTCCCCATCTGCATTACGGAATGTATAAGGACAACGGCTATACTGAATGGTCATTTGACCCATATCCACATCTGAAATTGTGGGCCAGGCAGGAAAGAGCAAGGCTGAAGAAATAA
- a CDS encoding methionine/alanine import family NSS transporter small subunit encodes MDLSALVMMVVGVVIIWGGLAASVIHAVRKARS; translated from the coding sequence ATGGATCTTAGTGCATTAGTAATGATGGTTGTAGGTGTGGTAATTATCTGGGGAGGACTTGCAGCGAGCGTCATTCACGCAGTAAGGAAAGCCCGTTCATAA